From a single Collimonas pratensis genomic region:
- the selB gene encoding selenocysteine-specific translation elongation factor, with protein MIVGTAGHIDHGKTTLIKALTGVNTDRLKEEQERGISIELGYAYTALSNGEVLGFIDVPGHERLVHTMVAGASGIDFALLVIAADDGVMPQTREHLEILQWLGVKAGAVALTKIDRVDSARVAGVTAEIQALLAGATLAGIPIFPVAANLPKDNGTAALQQHLHGVAQSMPPRRADGLFRLAIDRVFTLPGHGTVVTGTVFSGQVHSGDRLVLMPAGDIVRVRSLHVQNRPAASGSAGQRCALNLSGIDKDAIRRGDWLADARAFTPSTRIDVELQLSASAGLVLRNRSPLHVHLGTLHQLVHLTLLEENALSAGDRCRVQLLFASPVCATPGDRFIVRNAQASMTIGGGHVLDPAAPARKRRASQRRAWLDAIEQMLNGAGLGPLLQAASPDGLRLSALMQLTGLPADALPLPPDAQTIVTGASEQDKFVMLSAQWQSLKTCAVNAVTDSHVRFPDEQGVDSGRLRRMAQPTLDNALWLTVLASLIEEGTLQRSGAWLHLPQHAIALSESEQLLAQQLLPELAAAGFDPPWVRDLARIHALPEEQVRQLLRKLLRQGLVYQVERDLFYHHERMRGLAALMATLIAQRETATGPPAAGVNAASWRDATGLGRKRAIQILEFFDRIGYTRRLRDAHVLRGGGLDWF; from the coding sequence ATGATCGTCGGCACCGCCGGCCATATCGATCATGGCAAGACCACGTTGATCAAGGCGCTAACCGGCGTCAACACCGACCGCCTCAAGGAAGAACAGGAACGCGGCATTTCGATTGAGCTAGGCTATGCCTACACCGCGCTGTCGAATGGCGAAGTGCTGGGTTTCATCGACGTTCCCGGGCACGAGCGCCTGGTGCACACCATGGTGGCGGGCGCCTCCGGCATCGATTTCGCCTTGCTAGTGATCGCCGCCGACGACGGCGTCATGCCGCAGACCCGCGAACACCTGGAAATCCTGCAATGGCTGGGCGTTAAGGCTGGCGCCGTCGCCTTGACCAAGATCGACCGCGTCGATTCGGCGCGCGTCGCCGGAGTCACAGCCGAGATTCAAGCTCTGCTGGCCGGCGCCACCCTGGCCGGCATCCCGATTTTTCCCGTGGCGGCAAACCTGCCGAAGGATAACGGAACTGCCGCCTTGCAGCAGCATCTACATGGCGTCGCCCAGAGCATGCCGCCACGCCGCGCCGACGGACTGTTCCGGCTGGCGATAGACCGCGTCTTCACCCTGCCCGGGCACGGCACGGTGGTTACCGGCACCGTTTTCTCCGGTCAGGTCCACAGCGGCGATCGGCTGGTGCTGATGCCGGCCGGCGACATTGTCCGTGTACGCAGCCTGCACGTGCAAAACCGCCCCGCCGCCAGCGGCAGCGCCGGCCAACGCTGTGCCCTCAACCTGAGCGGCATCGACAAGGACGCCATCCGGCGCGGCGACTGGCTGGCGGACGCCCGTGCATTCACGCCATCCACACGGATTGACGTGGAATTACAGCTGTCTGCCAGCGCCGGCCTGGTGCTGCGCAATCGCTCCCCTCTACATGTACATCTCGGCACCCTGCATCAGCTTGTTCACCTCACGCTGCTGGAAGAGAATGCGCTGAGCGCTGGCGATCGCTGCCGGGTGCAGCTACTGTTTGCGTCACCGGTCTGCGCGACGCCGGGTGACCGCTTTATTGTCCGCAATGCACAAGCCAGCATGACCATCGGCGGCGGCCACGTACTCGACCCGGCCGCGCCCGCCAGAAAGCGACGCGCATCGCAACGGCGGGCCTGGCTTGATGCGATCGAACAAATGCTGAACGGCGCTGGCCTCGGTCCCCTGCTGCAAGCAGCTTCGCCCGACGGCTTGCGCCTGTCGGCGCTGATGCAGCTCACCGGCTTGCCGGCGGACGCATTACCGCTGCCGCCGGATGCACAGACCATCGTCACCGGCGCATCCGAGCAGGATAAATTTGTCATGCTGTCCGCTCAATGGCAATCCTTGAAAACATGCGCAGTCAACGCAGTCACGGATTCTCATGTGCGCTTTCCCGACGAACAAGGCGTCGACAGCGGACGCCTGCGGCGCATGGCGCAGCCGACGCTGGATAACGCGTTGTGGCTGACAGTCCTGGCATCTCTCATCGAAGAAGGCACGCTACAGCGCAGCGGCGCATGGCTGCACCTGCCGCAGCATGCGATAGCACTGTCAGAAAGCGAACAGCTCCTGGCGCAGCAATTGCTGCCCGAACTGGCGGCAGCGGGCTTCGATCCGCCTTGGGTGCGCGACCTGGCGCGGATCCATGCGCTGCCAGAGGAACAGGTACGCCAGCTGTTGCGAAAATTGCTGCGGCAAGGATTGGTTTATCAGGTTGAGCGAGATCTGTTTTATCACCATGAGCGCATGCGCGGACTGGCTGCGCTGATGGCCACTCTGATAGCGCAGCGAGAGACGGCAACCGGACCTCCGGCGGCCGGCGTGAATGCGGCAAGCTGGCGCGACGCCACCGGCCTCGGGCGCAAGCGCGCGATTCAGATCCTGGAATTTTTTGATCGTATAGGTTATACCCGACGCTTGCGTGATGCGCATGTGTTGCGCGGCGGCGGCCTGGACTGGTTCTGA
- the rfbD gene encoding dTDP-4-dehydrorhamnose reductase, with amino-acid sequence MKILLTGKTGQVGYELERSLRGLGEVVALSRAQMDLTSIDQIRDVIRAIKPKLIVNAAAYTAVDRAETESELAMLVNGEAPAVMAHEAKKLGAAMIHFSTDYVFDGEKKSPYTESDPVGPINVYGHTKCAGEQAIQAEGISHLVLRTSWVYGTRGNNFLLTVLRLAQERDELRIVSDQFGAPTWCKTIADATAHIVAQSIAAPSSAEWWREHSGVYHLTAKGQATWYEFARMILEYWSVTKKTKLISITTQEYPVIARRPMYSVMSCKRFGDFMYELPDWDRALQACSENVEL; translated from the coding sequence ATGAAGATCCTTCTTACAGGTAAAACAGGTCAAGTGGGATATGAGCTGGAGCGGAGCTTGCGCGGGCTGGGGGAGGTTGTTGCACTAAGTCGCGCGCAAATGGATTTAACCAGCATTGATCAAATACGAGATGTTATCCGTGCCATTAAGCCCAAGCTTATTGTCAATGCCGCGGCCTACACTGCAGTGGATCGGGCGGAGACGGAGTCGGAGCTTGCGATGCTTGTTAATGGCGAGGCCCCTGCCGTAATGGCGCATGAAGCAAAAAAGCTGGGGGCCGCAATGATTCATTTTTCAACGGATTACGTTTTTGATGGTGAAAAAAAAAGCCCATATACAGAGAGCGATCCTGTTGGCCCAATAAATGTGTATGGCCATACTAAATGCGCAGGAGAGCAGGCTATTCAGGCTGAGGGCATATCCCATCTTGTCCTGCGTACCAGTTGGGTCTATGGCACACGTGGCAATAATTTTTTGCTGACGGTGCTGCGCCTTGCGCAGGAGCGCGACGAACTACGTATCGTAAGTGATCAATTCGGTGCTCCGACGTGGTGTAAGACGATTGCTGATGCCACAGCACATATTGTCGCCCAGAGTATTGCTGCGCCATCGAGCGCTGAATGGTGGCGAGAGCATTCTGGTGTGTATCATCTCACTGCCAAAGGGCAGGCAACCTGGTACGAGTTTGCCCGGATGATCCTTGAGTATTGGAGTGTCACAAAAAAAACCAAGCTAATCTCGATAACAACTCAGGAGTATCCAGTGATAGCTCGCAGGCCAATGTATTCCGTTATGTCGTGTAAGCGATTTGGTGATTTTATGTATGAATTGCCGGATTGGGATAGAGCACTGCAAGCCTGCTCGGAAAATGTGGAGCTATGA
- the rfbC gene encoding dTDP-4-dehydrorhamnose 3,5-epimerase, which translates to MQIRSTEIPDVLIIEPNVFGDDRGFFYESFNSRRFAELTSVHINFVQDNHSKSAKNVLRGLHYQLQQPQGKLVRVISGEVYDVVVDIRRSSLTFGRWIGVKLSAENKRQLWIPEGFAHGFLVTSESAEFLYKTTDYWAPQFERSIRWNDPILGIDWPIVGSPVLSEKDRAGVSLKDAEVFA; encoded by the coding sequence ATGCAAATTCGAAGTACAGAGATTCCGGATGTCCTGATCATCGAACCCAACGTATTTGGTGATGATCGTGGGTTTTTTTATGAAAGTTTCAATAGTCGCCGCTTTGCGGAGCTTACGAGCGTCCACATCAATTTCGTACAGGATAATCATTCCAAGTCTGCCAAGAATGTATTGCGAGGCCTTCATTACCAGCTTCAACAGCCGCAAGGAAAGCTGGTACGAGTCATTTCAGGTGAAGTGTACGATGTTGTTGTTGATATACGCAGGAGCTCGCTTACTTTTGGTCGATGGATTGGGGTTAAATTATCTGCCGAAAATAAGCGTCAGTTATGGATACCCGAGGGTTTTGCGCATGGTTTTCTTGTTACTAGCGAATCAGCAGAATTCCTTTACAAAACCACGGATTATTGGGCCCCCCAATTTGAGCGCAGTATCCGATGGAACGATCCGATTTTAGGAATCGACTGGCCTATTGTTGGGAGTCCGGTGCTTTCGGAGAAAGATCGGGCCGGCGTGTCGCTGAAGGATGCGGAGGTCTTTGCATGA
- a CDS encoding H-NS family nucleoid-associated regulatory protein, which translates to MDLSKFSIVELRALQDQVKQVLTDLEQQEQAKAREQILAIAHSAGISLQDLLAAQGRGKNATSGVKVAVRYRHPSDALLQWTGRGRQPKWVQEWVASGQSLDAIRV; encoded by the coding sequence ATGGATTTATCGAAATTTTCAATTGTCGAATTAAGGGCATTGCAAGATCAGGTCAAGCAAGTGCTGACGGATCTTGAGCAACAAGAACAAGCCAAAGCACGGGAACAGATTTTGGCGATTGCTCACAGTGCTGGCATCTCTTTACAAGACTTACTCGCTGCGCAAGGGCGCGGCAAGAATGCGACATCTGGCGTCAAGGTCGCTGTGCGTTATCGTCATCCTTCTGACGCTTTGTTGCAGTGGACTGGGCGCGGTCGCCAACCCAAATGGGTTCAGGAGTGGGTGGCTTCGGGGCAGTCGCTGGACGCAATACGAGTGTAG
- a CDS encoding sugar transferase — MKRIFDLLLALIALIILIIPFVFVAIIVKLTSVGPILYWSDRVGRRNKIFKMPKFRTMRIDTPAVATHLLSDPKKFLTPAGSFLRKSSLDELPQLWSILNGDMSFVGPRPALFNQDDLILLRTENGIDQLVPGLTGWAQINGRDELPIPEKVKLDIEYLHQKSLFFDIKIIFLTFLKVVRRDGVTH, encoded by the coding sequence ATGAAAAGAATTTTTGATTTATTACTAGCTTTGATCGCGTTGATAATTTTAATCATTCCCTTTGTTTTTGTTGCTATAATTGTTAAATTAACCTCGGTAGGTCCGATACTTTACTGGTCTGATAGGGTTGGGCGAAGAAATAAGATCTTTAAAATGCCTAAATTTCGCACTATGAGAATTGACACTCCTGCTGTTGCAACTCATTTGCTGTCGGATCCAAAGAAATTTTTGACACCTGCAGGATCTTTTTTGCGTAAATCAAGTCTAGACGAGTTGCCGCAATTGTGGAGCATTCTTAACGGTGATATGAGTTTTGTTGGTCCTCGTCCTGCACTATTCAATCAGGACGATCTTATATTGCTTAGAACAGAAAATGGTATTGATCAATTAGTCCCTGGTTTGACTGGATGGGCTCAAATAAATGGCCGTGATGAATTGCCAATTCCTGAAAAAGTAAAGCTCGATATTGAGTATTTGCATCAAAAATCATTATTTTTTGATATTAAAATTATATTTTTGACTTTCCTAAAAGTTGTCCGAAGAGATGGTGTCACGCATTAA
- a CDS encoding NAD-dependent epimerase/dehydratase family protein, which translates to MNILVTGASGFVGRYLCKHLDQAGHHVIAVARPGSLPIEGAKVEKIASNFDDFNFVEDVLPGCDVVIHLAGRAHILKDTSEDPLNEFRRVNVEITEKLMLKAAKCGVRRFIFISSIGVNGNRNSGHPFTENDVENPHDLYAISKIEAEQAVRKIAEQSGMEYIIIRPVLIYGPNAPGNFGLLLKLAFKRLPLPFLYLSAKRSLLSVWNLVDFLTVCVNCKNVIRETFLIADEQTTDLAEIFRNLGEGMGKKQMIFPFPTKILIAICSLFHKKHLYDKLNSELVVDVNKAKNMLNWNPPYSTPEALIKTGKEYIWTE; encoded by the coding sequence ATGAATATTTTAGTAACTGGAGCCTCAGGGTTTGTTGGCCGATATTTATGTAAGCATTTAGATCAAGCTGGCCATCATGTAATCGCTGTAGCTAGACCAGGTAGTCTCCCGATTGAAGGGGCAAAGGTAGAGAAAATTGCATCTAATTTCGATGATTTTAATTTTGTCGAGGATGTCTTGCCCGGCTGTGATGTTGTTATTCATTTGGCAGGCAGGGCTCATATATTAAAAGATACCTCTGAAGATCCTTTAAATGAATTCAGAAGAGTTAATGTAGAGATTACTGAAAAATTAATGTTGAAGGCCGCAAAGTGTGGGGTTCGCCGTTTTATTTTTATTAGTTCAATTGGAGTCAATGGTAATAGAAATTCCGGACATCCGTTTACCGAAAATGATGTTGAAAACCCTCATGATTTATATGCAATTAGCAAAATAGAAGCTGAGCAAGCGGTCCGGAAAATTGCTGAGCAGAGTGGGATGGAATACATAATTATTCGTCCAGTATTGATTTATGGACCAAATGCACCGGGAAATTTCGGTCTTTTGCTAAAACTTGCCTTTAAGAGGCTGCCGCTCCCCTTTCTGTATTTGTCAGCGAAAAGGAGTTTATTGAGCGTATGGAACTTGGTCGATTTTTTGACAGTTTGTGTTAATTGCAAAAATGTTATCCGGGAAACTTTTTTAATTGCGGATGAACAGACTACAGACTTGGCAGAGATATTTAGAAATTTGGGGGAGGGAATGGGAAAAAAGCAAATGATCTTCCCTTTTCCTACAAAAATTCTTATTGCTATATGTAGTTTGTTTCATAAAAAACATTTGTATGATAAATTGAATTCGGAATTGGTTGTTGATGTCAATAAGGCAAAAAATATGCTCAATTGGAATCCACCCTACAGTACGCCAGAAGCTTTAATTAAAACTGGAAAAGAATATATTTGGACTGAATAA
- a CDS encoding polysaccharide biosynthesis protein yields MGTFTQTVGYSRAVFGIYWVSAILYVTASRFLARGYLLRLSGVGGVVPVAIYGAGQAGTQLASALRAGNEYLPVAFIDDKKELQRATIAGIKVFPADDLPNLIARFGFKEILLAMPSLSKVQQKHILDLLEPLKVKIKVTPPIKSLINGELRVQDIREVEIEDLLGRDPVEPNPELISACIVNKSVLVTGAGGSIGSELCRQIIKQRPSRLILLEMSEFGLYAIEQELSELQRSLGLSIELLPFLGSVLETEKCTRIMRTFSVETVYHAAAYKHVPLVEHNPIEGIRNNVFGTLSVAKAAIAAGVKSFVLISTDKAVRPTNVMGSTKRFAELILQAFSRVQAKGAAKTRFCMVRFGNVLGSSGSVVPLFRKQIMAGGPITLTHPEITRYFMTIPEAAQLVLQAGAMGQGGDVFVLDMGDPVKIIDLAKRMVHLSGLEVLSDLTPEGTIEINHVGLRPGEKLYEELLIGENVEGTEHPLILRAQEVEIPWLVLEGLLIKLEDACGRFAYEEVRALLVQTVAEYTPQCGIEDFIWRAKKQSIDAADGMLH; encoded by the coding sequence TTGGGTACTTTTACGCAAACAGTGGGTTATTCGCGAGCGGTTTTTGGTATTTATTGGGTTAGCGCAATTTTATATGTGACGGCCAGCAGATTCTTGGCGCGGGGCTATTTGTTGCGTCTCAGTGGTGTAGGTGGTGTAGTGCCAGTGGCTATATATGGAGCGGGTCAAGCGGGAACACAATTGGCGAGCGCACTTCGGGCAGGCAATGAATATTTGCCGGTAGCGTTTATTGACGATAAAAAGGAATTGCAACGCGCCACGATTGCAGGCATAAAGGTTTTTCCCGCAGATGATTTACCTAATTTGATTGCGCGATTTGGTTTTAAAGAGATATTGCTGGCAATGCCGTCTTTAAGTAAAGTGCAACAGAAGCATATACTCGATCTACTTGAGCCTCTTAAGGTGAAAATAAAAGTAACTCCTCCAATTAAGAGTCTGATCAATGGTGAGTTGCGCGTGCAGGATATTCGCGAAGTTGAGATTGAAGATTTACTTGGACGCGACCCCGTGGAGCCAAATCCCGAGCTGATTTCTGCTTGTATTGTCAATAAGTCGGTATTAGTTACGGGGGCAGGTGGTTCTATCGGATCAGAACTATGTCGCCAGATTATTAAACAGCGACCGTCTCGTTTGATTTTGTTGGAAATGTCGGAGTTCGGGTTATACGCGATTGAGCAGGAATTAAGTGAGCTGCAACGGAGCCTTGGCTTAAGTATTGAACTCTTGCCGTTCTTGGGTTCTGTGCTGGAAACCGAAAAATGTACGCGTATCATGCGTACATTTTCTGTGGAAACGGTATATCACGCTGCAGCCTACAAGCATGTACCGTTGGTTGAGCACAATCCAATTGAGGGAATTCGGAATAATGTATTCGGGACTCTCAGCGTCGCAAAAGCTGCCATAGCAGCTGGCGTTAAATCATTCGTGTTGATTTCGACGGATAAAGCGGTGCGACCAACAAATGTGATGGGTTCCACGAAGCGTTTTGCCGAATTGATTCTACAGGCATTCTCTCGTGTGCAAGCCAAAGGTGCGGCAAAGACAAGGTTCTGTATGGTGCGTTTTGGTAACGTGCTAGGCTCATCGGGTTCAGTTGTGCCATTGTTTCGAAAGCAAATCATGGCGGGTGGACCAATTACGTTGACTCATCCCGAAATCACGCGATACTTCATGACAATCCCGGAAGCCGCGCAATTAGTTTTGCAGGCTGGCGCGATGGGACAGGGCGGGGACGTGTTCGTACTGGATATGGGAGATCCGGTAAAGATTATTGATCTGGCTAAACGTATGGTGCATTTGAGTGGTCTCGAGGTTTTGTCAGATCTGACACCTGAGGGCACTATCGAAATCAACCATGTTGGCTTGCGCCCTGGGGAGAAACTATATGAGGAATTATTGATTGGCGAAAATGTTGAAGGCACTGAGCACCCATTGATTTTGCGTGCGCAGGAAGTCGAAATTCCATGGCTGGTGTTGGAGGGATTGTTGATCAAGTTAGAAGATGCATGTGGCAGATTTGCATACGAAGAAGTACGCGCATTACTTGTACAAACCGTTGCAGAGTATACGCCACAGTGCGGAATTGAGGACTTTATCTGGCGAGCTAAAAAACAATCGATCGATGCGGCTGATGGAATGCTTCATTAA
- the waaC gene encoding lipopolysaccharide heptosyltransferase I: protein MNILIVRVSSLGDVVHNMPMVSDIRRHFPTANIDWVVEEGYTRLVRMNPDVRRIIPIALRRWRRSLLSAATRAEIAKFRKQLKQDTYDVVFDTQGLLKTSVVMRMARLAPNGRRIGLANATEGSGYEPLSRIFHTKSIKVGLHTHAVLRAREVAAQALGYSADGTADFNLRPVAMKPADLPAWLPAVPYAVFFHGTARAAKQWSNANWVRIAALLAERGLLVLLPWGSAAEKSNAEQLASQMSNARVLPKLPLMEAVLLAQRAALVVGVDTGLTHIAAAFNRPTIELYCDSPRWKTEGNWSPQIINLGEIGMPPTVEQVAQAIDTLEAWVEWRKAAGVEPTRE from the coding sequence TTGAATATCCTGATCGTCCGCGTCTCCTCCTTAGGGGATGTGGTGCATAACATGCCAATGGTGTCGGATATCCGGCGCCATTTCCCCACTGCGAATATCGATTGGGTCGTGGAAGAAGGCTACACCAGGCTGGTGCGGATGAATCCCGATGTTCGTCGGATCATCCCTATTGCCTTGCGGCGCTGGCGTAGGAGCCTGCTGTCTGCGGCGACACGAGCGGAAATTGCAAAATTCAGGAAGCAGCTCAAGCAGGACACCTACGATGTCGTATTCGATACCCAGGGCTTGCTGAAGACCAGCGTCGTCATGCGCATGGCGCGCCTGGCGCCCAACGGCCGGCGCATTGGCCTGGCGAATGCGACCGAGGGTTCGGGCTACGAACCGCTGTCGCGCATATTTCATACCAAGAGTATCAAAGTGGGCTTGCACACGCATGCAGTATTGCGTGCCCGTGAAGTCGCTGCTCAGGCGCTTGGCTACAGCGCCGACGGCACTGCCGATTTCAATCTACGTCCTGTTGCCATGAAGCCTGCGGACCTGCCGGCATGGTTGCCGGCCGTGCCGTATGCTGTTTTCTTCCATGGTACGGCGCGCGCCGCCAAACAGTGGTCCAACGCCAATTGGGTGCGGATTGCCGCCTTGCTTGCGGAGCGCGGCCTACTGGTGCTGCTGCCTTGGGGCAGCGCAGCGGAGAAAAGCAATGCCGAGCAATTGGCCAGCCAAATGAGTAATGCGCGCGTGCTGCCTAAGTTGCCCTTGATGGAAGCCGTGTTGCTGGCACAGCGGGCCGCTTTGGTGGTCGGTGTCGATACCGGTTTGACGCATATTGCGGCTGCCTTCAACCGCCCGACCATCGAACTGTACTGTGATTCGCCGCGCTGGAAAACCGAAGGCAATTGGTCGCCGCAGATCATCAACCTGGGGGAAATCGGCATGCCGCCGACGGTGGAGCAGGTAGCACAGGCAATCGACACGCTGGAGGCATGGGTCGAGTGGCGGAAGGCAGCAGGAGTCGAACCTACCCGGGAGTGA
- a CDS encoding phosphomannomutase/phosphoglucomutase — MLPLSKSIFKAYDIRGVVGTTLDADIARKIGHAFGIAVRDKGEKVVIIGRDGRVSGPELAAALAAGIQDSGLDVLDLGVVVTPMVYFATHVLDARSGVMLTGSHNPADYNGFKMVLAGEAIYGDTIQQLYQAIARGSVDVATAEPIGSYRQYDIRDTYLQRIVGDTKLARPMKIVVDCGNGVAGAFAGELYRALGCEVEELFCEVDGTFPNHHPDPAHPENLQDVIRALQHSNAELGLAFDGDGDRLGVVTKDGQIIYPDRQLMLFAADVLTRNPGREILYDVKCTRHLAPWITAHGGKPLMWKTGHSLVKAKMRETGAPLGGEMSGHIFFKDRWYGFDDGLYAGVRLLELLSRADDPSAVLNALPQSSSTPELHMELEEGENFALIEKLRSEAHFPDANDIIKIDGLRVEYSDGFGLARSSNTTPVVVMRFEAESEQALARIQAEFKRVILAAKPDAVLPF; from the coding sequence ATGCTTCCTCTCTCAAAATCTATATTCAAAGCCTATGATATTCGCGGTGTAGTAGGCACAACGCTGGATGCTGACATTGCCCGCAAAATTGGGCACGCATTTGGTATCGCTGTTCGTGACAAGGGCGAGAAAGTAGTGATCATTGGACGTGATGGTCGTGTGTCTGGGCCAGAACTTGCAGCTGCTTTGGCCGCCGGCATACAGGACTCGGGGCTGGATGTGCTTGACCTGGGGGTGGTAGTAACACCGATGGTGTATTTCGCCACGCATGTTCTGGATGCACGATCCGGGGTCATGCTCACCGGTAGCCATAATCCGGCGGATTACAATGGTTTCAAAATGGTGCTTGCAGGTGAAGCGATTTATGGCGACACAATCCAACAATTGTATCAAGCCATTGCACGCGGCAGTGTAGATGTTGCAACGGCAGAGCCAATTGGCAGCTACCGTCAATATGACATCAGGGATACTTATCTGCAACGTATTGTCGGCGACACGAAGTTGGCGCGTCCGATGAAAATTGTGGTCGATTGCGGCAATGGCGTTGCTGGGGCATTTGCTGGTGAATTATATCGTGCGCTAGGTTGCGAGGTAGAAGAGTTGTTCTGCGAAGTGGATGGTACTTTCCCGAACCATCATCCCGATCCTGCACATCCCGAAAACCTACAGGATGTGATTCGTGCATTACAGCATTCCAATGCCGAACTTGGCTTGGCTTTCGATGGCGATGGTGATCGCCTGGGTGTAGTTACCAAGGATGGCCAAATTATTTATCCAGACCGTCAACTGATGTTGTTTGCGGCCGACGTGCTGACGCGCAACCCTGGCCGCGAGATTCTGTATGACGTCAAATGCACTCGCCATCTGGCACCATGGATAACCGCGCATGGTGGCAAGCCGCTGATGTGGAAAACGGGGCATTCGCTGGTCAAAGCCAAGATGCGAGAAACCGGTGCACCGTTGGGTGGTGAAATGAGCGGTCACATCTTCTTTAAGGATCGCTGGTACGGTTTTGATGATGGATTGTATGCAGGTGTACGATTGCTGGAGTTGCTCAGCCGCGCTGATGATCCATCGGCTGTCTTGAATGCACTGCCGCAATCATCCAGCACGCCGGAATTACACATGGAGCTGGAAGAAGGTGAGAATTTTGCCCTAATTGAGAAATTACGATCTGAGGCTCATTTCCCGGATGCCAACGATATTATCAAGATAGATGGGCTGCGTGTTGAGTATTCGGACGGCTTTGGTCTGGCTAGATCGTCGAATACTACCCCTGTTGTGGTGATGCGTTTTGAGGCCGAATCCGAGCAGGCGCTGGCGCGCATTCAGGCAGAATTCAAGCGTGTGATTCTTGCCGCAAAACCGGACGCAGTACTGCCTTTTTAA